The Oscillospiraceae bacterium genome has a segment encoding these proteins:
- the holA gene encoding DNA polymerase III subunit delta, whose translation MAVIGEKELRAQLKSGTLSHAYFIYGDEGYLKDHYIAQIKKKAVDPAFADFNIHIYEKDGTQLSDVLHDADTFPMMGGSNLVLVYDFPFDKKADVEDIKAYLKDVPDTTVLVFTYQSLPVDTKKEKRWNSIIKAFAKAGDAVELNTRTQSDLVKMLVSGAKKRGAVLQTDQARYLISVVGTDMQTLLHELDKLSAFCKDGEITAAVIDDMATKCLQARVYDLSKFILKGDTGGACKVLHTLFELGEEPIPIAAVLINHYVDMYRVKCAKIDGRRADDIARYYNYKGRDFVLNNAMRDTAKLSVGALRRSMQVLDDLDRALKSTAVDAKILLEEAIVKLSVIAVSGQ comes from the coding sequence ATGGCTGTGATCGGCGAAAAGGAGCTGCGCGCCCAGTTGAAAAGCGGCACGCTGTCCCACGCCTATTTTATCTATGGCGACGAGGGGTACTTAAAGGACCACTATATTGCCCAAATTAAGAAAAAGGCGGTGGACCCGGCCTTTGCGGATTTTAATATACATATTTATGAAAAGGACGGCACGCAGCTGTCCGATGTGCTCCACGATGCAGATACTTTCCCTATGATGGGCGGCAGTAATCTGGTGCTGGTCTATGACTTTCCCTTTGACAAAAAGGCGGATGTGGAGGATATTAAGGCATATCTCAAGGATGTGCCGGACACCACGGTCCTGGTATTTACCTACCAGTCTTTGCCGGTGGACACAAAAAAGGAAAAGCGCTGGAACAGCATTATTAAAGCTTTTGCTAAGGCCGGGGACGCGGTGGAGCTGAACACCCGCACCCAGAGCGACCTGGTAAAAATGCTGGTCAGCGGCGCCAAAAAGCGGGGCGCCGTGCTGCAAACGGACCAGGCGCGATATTTGATTTCTGTGGTGGGTACGGATATGCAGACCCTGCTGCACGAACTGGACAAGCTGTCTGCCTTTTGCAAAGACGGCGAGATCACGGCGGCGGTCATTGACGATATGGCCACTAAGTGCCTGCAAGCGCGTGTATACGACCTGTCCAAATTCATTTTGAAAGGCGATACCGGCGGCGCCTGTAAGGTGCTGCATACCCTGTTTGAACTGGGCGAGGAACCTATACCGATTGCGGCAGTGCTTATCAATCATTATGTGGATATGTACCGAGTGAAGTGCGCCAAGATCGACGGCCGCAGAGCGGACGATATAGCCCGGTATTATAACTACAAAGGGCGGGACTTTGTGCTGAATAACGCCATGCGGGACACAGCCAAGCTGTCTGTGGGCGCGCTGCGCCGCTCTATGCAGGTGCTGGACGATCTGGACCGAGCGCTGAAGAGCACCGCGGTGGACGCAAAAATCTTACTGGAGGAGGCGATCGTCAAATTGTCCGTGATCGCCGTCAGCGGCCAATGA
- a CDS encoding DUF4093 domain-containing protein, with translation MIHIEEAVIVEGKYDKIKLSNFLDAMIVETGGFAIYKDKKRLQFIRRLAMERGIIILTDSDHSGFQIRNYIAKGLPPQQVKHLYIPDVYGKEHRKQKPSKEGKLGVEGIDDSVLTALFDRLQVRYTTQLPKDPITSYDLYAAGLAGTPDSKQKKKKLLAALDLPEFLSTSALLAYLNSRMQRDEFLTYVDTI, from the coding sequence ATGATTCATATTGAGGAAGCAGTGATCGTGGAGGGCAAGTATGACAAGATCAAGCTGTCTAACTTCCTGGACGCCATGATCGTAGAAACCGGCGGATTCGCTATATATAAGGATAAAAAGCGGTTGCAGTTTATTCGCCGCCTGGCAATGGAGCGGGGAATCATCATTCTCACCGACTCGGATCACAGCGGGTTCCAAATTCGCAATTACATTGCCAAGGGATTGCCCCCGCAGCAGGTGAAGCACCTGTATATCCCGGATGTGTACGGCAAAGAGCACCGCAAGCAAAAGCCCTCAAAGGAGGGCAAACTGGGCGTGGAGGGGATCGACGACAGCGTGCTGACGGCGCTGTTTGATCGGCTGCAAGTGCGCTATACCACACAGCTGCCCAAGGATCCCATCACCAGCTATGATCTATACGCCGCCGGACTGGCGGGCACCCCCGACAGCAAGCAAAAAAAGAAGAAACTCCTGGCAGCACTGGACTTGCCGGAGTTCCTCTCTACTTCCGCTTTATTGGCGTATCTCAACAGCCGTATGCAGCGGGACGAATTCTTAACTTATGTGGATACGATTTGA
- a CDS encoding nucleotidyltransferase family protein — MISGIICEFNPFHAGHKHLIDQVKCHPGDAVVCVMSGNFVQRGTFAVYDKRARTEAALKGGADLVLELPTAYATRSAEGFARAGVQLLEATGVVERLTFGTECADLQALTALAGEIKAHQGEIAQVMKTGCSYPAARRKVIDSPLLDTPNNILALEYMECTQLPCTCVQRLGLGHDTADPLYSASAIRATLPAEAIYSIEHCQRAVLAVLRRMEAADWAAIDDVTDGLENRLARAAQSATSLEELYTTIKTKRYTHARIRRIVLRAYLGIGKGDYPATPPYLRVLGFNAVGKALLAKMQHSATLPTVTRMADVKALSPEGQALFRLESRCTDLYALGAKKPLPGGAEQRLQIVST; from the coding sequence ATGATCAGCGGTATAATTTGTGAATTTAACCCCTTTCACGCCGGGCATAAACACTTAATTGACCAAGTGAAGTGCCACCCCGGCGATGCTGTGGTGTGCGTCATGAGCGGCAACTTTGTGCAGCGGGGCACCTTTGCGGTGTATGACAAGCGCGCCCGCACGGAAGCAGCGCTAAAGGGTGGCGCCGACCTGGTGCTGGAGCTGCCCACCGCCTACGCCACCCGCTCTGCCGAGGGCTTTGCCCGGGCGGGGGTGCAGCTGCTGGAGGCCACCGGTGTGGTGGAGCGACTGACCTTTGGCACCGAATGCGCCGATTTGCAGGCGTTGACGGCACTGGCCGGAGAAATCAAGGCCCACCAAGGGGAGATCGCACAAGTGATGAAAACCGGGTGCTCCTACCCGGCAGCTCGGCGCAAAGTCATCGACAGCCCGCTGCTGGACACGCCTAATAACATTTTGGCACTGGAATATATGGAATGCACCCAACTACCCTGCACCTGTGTGCAGCGGCTGGGGCTGGGTCACGACACAGCGGACCCGCTGTACAGTGCCTCAGCGATTCGCGCCACTCTCCCGGCAGAGGCAATTTACAGTATAGAGCACTGCCAGCGGGCAGTGCTGGCGGTACTGCGCCGTATGGAAGCAGCGGACTGGGCCGCCATTGACGATGTGACCGACGGACTGGAGAACCGGCTGGCTCGGGCCGCTCAAAGCGCCACCAGCCTGGAGGAACTGTACACGACCATAAAGACCAAGCGGTACACCCACGCCCGCATTCGCCGCATTGTGCTGCGTGCCTACCTGGGCATTGGTAAAGGAGACTACCCGGCTACGCCGCCGTACCTGCGGGTGCTGGGCTTTAACGCTGTCGGCAAGGCGCTGCTGGCGAAAATGCAGCACAGCGCCACGCTTCCAACCGTAACCCGTATGGCAGATGTAAAAGCCCTTTCCCCGGAGGGGCAGGCGCTGTTCCGGCTGGAGAGCCGGTGCACGGACCTGTACGCCCTGGGCGCAAAAAAGCCCCTGCCCGGCGGCGCCGAGCAAAGGCTTCAAATCGTATCCACATAA
- a CDS encoding acetate kinase, with the protein MKILVINCGSSSLKYQLMDMSDLSVLCKGVIERIGMTINGGEKNVSVKVNGQKFEYDKELPTHTDAFNEVKHILCESEHKVIDSMKEIDAVGHRIVQGGDIYTHSVLVDETVVENLRKLSPLAPLHNPGHIQGYEACKAVVGPDVPQVVVFDTAFHSTMPPKAYMYAVPYEWYEKYGVRRYGFHGTSHFYVSHRCADKMGKPIEDLKLITCHLGNGSSVAAVDHGKVVDTSMGFTPLDGFMMGTRSGGVDPSVVTFMMKKLGLTPDEMDTILNKQSGVNAISGVSSDDRDICAAQNAGNKRASLAHEMQAYEIAKFIGSYIAAMNGVDGIVFTGGIGENGHWLRSRICSYLGYMGVQIDEELNQATVKGAEAELTDPSAKVRVFILATDEELVIAQETQKVVESLQK; encoded by the coding sequence TTGAAAATTCTGGTTATTAACTGCGGTAGTTCTTCCTTAAAATATCAGCTGATGGATATGAGCGATCTGTCCGTGCTGTGTAAAGGCGTCATTGAGCGGATCGGTATGACCATCAACGGCGGCGAGAAGAATGTGTCTGTCAAGGTGAATGGACAGAAGTTTGAGTACGACAAGGAACTGCCTACCCATACGGATGCTTTTAACGAAGTGAAGCACATTCTGTGCGAGAGCGAGCACAAGGTGATCGACTCTATGAAAGAGATTGACGCCGTAGGCCACCGCATCGTGCAGGGCGGCGATATTTACACTCACAGCGTGCTGGTGGATGAAACGGTAGTGGAGAACCTGCGCAAGCTGTCTCCGCTGGCGCCGCTGCACAACCCCGGCCATATCCAGGGCTATGAGGCCTGCAAGGCCGTTGTGGGTCCGGATGTGCCCCAGGTGGTGGTGTTTGATACCGCATTCCACAGCACTATGCCGCCGAAGGCTTATATGTATGCTGTACCCTATGAGTGGTACGAGAAGTACGGCGTGCGCCGCTACGGCTTCCATGGCACTTCTCACTTTTATGTATCTCACCGCTGCGCAGACAAGATGGGCAAGCCCATTGAAGATCTGAAGCTGATCACCTGCCACCTGGGCAACGGCTCTTCCGTGGCTGCTGTGGATCACGGCAAAGTGGTAGACACCTCCATGGGCTTTACCCCGTTGGACGGCTTTATGATGGGCACCCGCTCCGGCGGTGTGGACCCCTCTGTGGTCACCTTTATGATGAAGAAGCTGGGTCTGACCCCGGATGAGATGGACACCATTCTCAACAAGCAGTCCGGTGTGAACGCCATCTCCGGCGTGTCCTCCGATGACCGTGACATTTGCGCCGCACAGAATGCCGGCAACAAGCGTGCCAGCCTGGCGCATGAGATGCAGGCCTATGAGATCGCCAAGTTTATCGGCTCCTATATTGCCGCTATGAACGGCGTGGACGGCATTGTGTTTACCGGCGGTATCGGCGAAAACGGCCACTGGCTGCGCTCTCGGATCTGCTCTTACCTGGGTTATATGGGTGTGCAGATCGACGAGGAACTGAACCAAGCCACCGTGAAGGGCGCCGAGGCGGAATTGACCGATCCCAGTGCCAAGGTGCGTGTGTTTATCCTGGCTACCGACGAGGAGCTGGTGATCGCGCAGGAGACCCAAAAGGTTGTAGAAAGCCTGCAAAAATAA
- a CDS encoding PC4/YdbC family ssDNA-binding protein → MPEIKYEITEHLGVISETARGWTREVNMISWNGREPKIDVRDWSPDHTKMSKGLTFTKEEIVELKNLVEKL, encoded by the coding sequence ATGCCGGAAATTAAGTATGAGATTACGGAGCACCTGGGTGTGATCTCTGAGACAGCGCGGGGCTGGACCCGAGAGGTAAATATGATCTCTTGGAACGGCCGCGAGCCGAAGATCGATGTGAGAGACTGGTCACCCGACCACACCAAGATGAGCAAAGGTCTGACCTTTACCAAGGAAGAGATCGTTGAGCTGAAAAATCTGGTTGAAAAACTCTAA